A window of Prevotella fusca JCM 17724 genomic DNA:
AGCCATATGGCTGATGGAGAAGCTCCACAGCGATGAAAGGGAAACATTGCTCCCTTTCATGGGATATGCCACTTACCAATCTTATTTGAAAGCCCTGCGGCTTCGTGCTGGCATCTCGTTTCCTTTTACCACACATACGGCAAGGCACACATTTGCCACGCTCATCACGCTTGAACAGGGTGTGCCTATTGAAACGGTAAGCAAGATGCTGGGGCATTCCAACGTGAGCATGACCGAGCGTTATGCAAAGGTAACACCGCGGAAACTCTTTGAGGAATTTGACCGTTTCCTTTCTTTCACTGAAGATATGCAGTTGGCTATCTGACCATTTCTTTCATTCAACATTGTTTTATCGTTAAATAAAACATGAACAATTCAATCAAGACCATTATGAGAAGTACATTCAAGATACTGTTCTATATTAACAGACAGAAAACAAAGGCAGACGGCAATACCGCCATTCTCTGCCGTATCACCATCGACGGAAAGAACACAGCCATTACCACAGGCGAAGAGTGCCATCCTGTCGAGTGGAACACCAAGCAGGGTTTGACAACCAACAAGAAGACAAACCAAAGAATCAAAGAATTCAGGGATTTGGTGGAAAAGACCTATCGGGACATTCTTGTAAAGGATGGAGTGGTAAGTGTGGAGCTTATCAAGAACCGCTTACAGGGTATTGCCACCAATCCGACCACGCTCCTTGCCATGAGCTGGGCGGAACTCCAAACAGTCAAGGAAAGTGTTGGCAGATCAAGGGCAGAGGGAACTTACCTGAATTTGTTTTATTCTGACAGAAATCTCCGTGAATTTGTAGAAAACAAAGGAGTACAAGACATATCCATCGGAACAATTACAGAGGACTTGTTCGAGGAATACCGTTTCTTTCTCAAAAAGCGTGGACTGAAAGCATCCACCATCAACAGCAACCTCTGCTGGCTGAGCCGACTGATGTTCCGTGCGGTCAGCAAGAGGATTATCCGCTGCAATCCGTTTGAGAATACCAAGTATGAGAAAGAGGAAAAGAAGATACGCTTTCTGCAAAAGAGCGATGTGATGAAACTTATGGCAATGAAGATGAACGACAAGGAAGCGGAGCTGGCAAGACTGATGTTTGTCTTTTCATGCTTCACAGGCTTGGCTATCTCAGACATGGAGAATTTAGAAAACAAGCATATCCAAACGACAGCGGACGAACAGATGTATATAAGAAAGGAACGTCAGAAGACCAAGGTTGAGTTCATCGTGCCGTTACATCCCATAGCGGAAGCCATCATCAGTCATTGCCAGAAAGAGCAGGAAAGAAGTGAAGAATATCTGCTGGTGAAAGAAAAAGGGGATCACCTTGTCTTTCACCGTGATTGCAGCCGCAGTGTCATGGATGCCAAACTGAGTATTGTGGGAAAGGCTTGCGGTATCTGCCAAAGACTTTCCTTCCACATGGCAAGACATACATTCGGCACGATGAGCCTAAGCGCAGGTATTCCCATTGAGAGCATAGCCAAGATGATGGGGCATGCCTCCATATCAAGCACTCAAGTTTATGCGCAGGTGACGGACAAAAAGATATCAGAGGATATGGACAGACTCATCGCCAAACATCAGGAAAAGAACAAAGAGGATGATAAGGTAACGGTAAAGGAAACTATTACCATAGGTACAATGGCTATTGCCAACACAGGCAGAAACAAAAGCATGGAGGAAACGGCATGAATACGGAAGATGGAATAAAGACCAAGGCTGCAATCCGTCTGGACACGGGGCGCAGCTACTTCGAGTGGGGAAATGGTATGCAGGTTATCCGCAGGGGAAAAGGCGAAGTAGCCATGACCGAGGGCGAGCTTGCAAGGTTCTTCGGAGTTACATGGAGAAAAGTCAATGGCAGACTTCGGACGATAACCGAAGAATCCGTCCTGCATCCAGAAGAAAGGGACGCAGACGAAAGGAAAATAGTCACGGATAAGGAGGTAAGGGGCTACGCACCGCTCTACCCATTACCTACAATTATCGCCCTTTCCTTCTTGCTTGACAGCGTAGAAGCCCACCTGTTCAGAAAGCATGTGTGCAGTGAGTTGATGCATCCAAGGAGTTCTGTCATTCCTATCATCATATATGACAGGGGTGTCAATAGCTGAATATGTACCAATCCTTTTTCTTTCACTGTTATCTTACTACATTACTACAAAACAAGGTAACACAGTG
This region includes:
- a CDS encoding site-specific integrase, which codes for MRSTFKILFYINRQKTKADGNTAILCRITIDGKNTAITTGEECHPVEWNTKQGLTTNKKTNQRIKEFRDLVEKTYRDILVKDGVVSVELIKNRLQGIATNPTTLLAMSWAELQTVKESVGRSRAEGTYLNLFYSDRNLREFVENKGVQDISIGTITEDLFEEYRFFLKKRGLKASTINSNLCWLSRLMFRAVSKRIIRCNPFENTKYEKEEKKIRFLQKSDVMKLMAMKMNDKEAELARLMFVFSCFTGLAISDMENLENKHIQTTADEQMYIRKERQKTKVEFIVPLHPIAEAIISHCQKEQERSEEYLLVKEKGDHLVFHRDCSRSVMDAKLSIVGKACGICQRLSFHMARHTFGTMSLSAGIPIESIAKMMGHASISSTQVYAQVTDKKISEDMDRLIAKHQEKNKEDDKVTVKETITIGTMAIANTGRNKSMEETA